CATGTGTAGGATTAGGGAGGTTTTGGATGCGGATTGATGGACACACACGCTTAGCAGCTGTTGTTGCCAGTCCTATCAAGCATTCAATTTCTCCTTTCATTCATAATTTAGCTTTCGAAAAAACACATGTTAATGGGGTTTATGTAGCTTGGGAAATTCCAGAGTCAGACCTGGCTGAGACATTTGAAAATATTAGACGTTACAATATGTTCGGTATCAACTTGTCTATGCCATATAAGGAAAAGGTAATTCCATTTTTGGATGGTCTTAGTCCTGAAGCTCAACTGATTGGTGCAGTCAATACGGTTGTCAATTGTGATGGTCGTTTGATCGGCCATAATACAGATGGCTTTGGCTTTTTTGCTAGTTTAAAGAATTTTAATCCTAAGGATACTCATATTATGATTTTGGGGGCTGGTGGTGCGGCTAAATCTATTGTGACACAGGCAATTCTTGATGGTGCAAAAAAAGTTAGTATCTATGTTCGGCCCCAATCCTTGGTCAAGGCAAAAAAAAACTTTAGAACCTTGCTTGATCAAACCGATTGCTATTTAGAATTTCATGATTTAACTGATGCTGACCACTTCCAAAAGGAATTAAGGCAAACCGATTTATTGGTCAATGCGACTAGTGTGGGTATGGATGGTGAGTCATTGCCCATTTCTATAGATACAAGATTCCCTAAGGAACTCTTAGTTGCGGATATCATTTACCAGCCTTTTGAAACACCTTTCTTGGCCTTGGCAAGGAAACAAGAGATAGAGGCTGTGAATGGACTAGGCATGTTACTTTATCAAGCAGCAGGTGCCTTTAAATTATGGACAGGCGAGAATATGCCAACAGGTGCTATTTGGCAGGAATTAGAAAACATATACAATAGCTAGGAGGGGTCGACGATGAAACTAGAGGTAAATTTAAAACAAAACCCTTATGACATTATCATTGAAAAGGGAGCTCTTAAAGGGGTAGGACAATGGGTCAAGTCACTTTGGGAACCACAAAAGATCGCGCTTATTACGGACAATCATGTGGGAGGCCTATATGCAGAAAAAGTTAAGCTTAGCTTGGAACACGAAGGTTTTGAGGTTGTCGTTTTTGATTTTCTAGAAGGTGAAGCGAGTAAAAATCTTAAGACTGTTAATAAGGCTTATGAGTTTTTGATTAAGAATGGCATGACTCGTAGTGATGGTATTGTCGCTCTTGGTGGTGGCGTTGTTGGAGACTTAGCAGGATTTGTCGCTTCAACCTATATGCGTGGAATTCATTTCGTTCAAGTTCCAACCAGTCTAACTGCCCAAGTAGATTCATCTATTGGTGGAAAGACAGGTGTGAATACTCCTTTTGCCAAAAATATCGTAGGAACTTTTGCTCAGCCTGATGGGGTTTTAATTGATCCTAATGTCCTTGAGACACTTGGTAAACGTGAATTGATTGAAGGCATGGGTGAGGTTGTCAAATATGGTTTGATTGACGATCCTGAACTTTGGCAGCTCCTTGATAACATTGATGGTTCGGTTCATAGTATTTTGGAAAACTCAGAGACCATTATTTACCGTTCATGTAACGTTAAGCGTAAAATTGTGGTTGAAGATGAGTTTGAAGGTGGCGTCCGTATGTACCTAAACTTTGGTCATACGATTGGGCATGCCGTCGAACAAACAGCTGGTTATGGTAAAGTTATGCATGGTGAAGCTGTGGCTATTGGAATGGTTCAGATTTCTCGTGTTGCTGAGAAAAAAAACCTAATGCCTCAGGGAATCACACGTCAAATTGCTGAGATGTGTGTGAAATTTGGTTTGCCAGTAGACTATGAACCATGGCGTGTTGAGGAGCTCTATACAGCCCTCACACATGACAAGAAAGCCCGTGGTAATAGTATTAAGACAGTTATCGTTCCAGAGATTGGTAAGGCAGCTATCAATCAGATTCCTTTAGTTGAAATGAAAGAGTACTTGGAGAAATAAATGAGATATTTAACAGCAGGTGAGTCTCACGGCCCACGTTTAACGGCAATTATCGAAGGTGTACCAGCTGGTCTTCCCTTGACCGCTGAAGATATCAATGGCGATTTGAAACGCCGCCAAGGTGGTTATGGTCGTGGTGGCCGCATGAAAATTGAGTCTGATAAGGTTGAAATCACTTCTGGTGTTCGTCATGGGAAAACAACAGGGGCTCCAATCACCCTCCATGTCATCAATAAGGACCATCAAAAATGGTTGGACATTATGGCTGTTGAAGATATTGAGGATCGTTTAAAAACTAAACGCAAAATCACCCATCCACGTCCAGGACATGCTGACTTGGTTGGTGGTATGAAATACCGTTTTGATGATTTGCGTAATTCGTTGGAGCGTTCCAGTGCGCGTGAAACAACTATGCGTGTGGCAGTGGGTGCTGTCGCTAAACGAATCTTGGCTGAGCTTGATATTGAAATTGCTAATCATGTGGTTGTCTTTGGTGGTAAGGAAATTGATGTGCCAGAGAATTTGACAGTTGCTCAAATCAAGGAATTGGCCCAACAGTCAGAAATTTCAGTTGTTAACCAAGAGCGTGAGCAAGAAATTAAAGATTACATTGACCAAATCAAAAAAGAGGGTGACACCATCGGTGGTGTCGTTGAAACGGTTGTTGGTGGTGTACCTGTAGGACTTGGTTCTTATGTGCAATGGGATACCAAGTTGGATGCCAAGATTGCTCAAGCAGTTGTTTCCATCAATGCCTTCAAGGGGGTCGAGTTTGGTCTTGGATTCAAAGATGGCTATCTCAGGGGCTCTCAAGTGATGGATGAGATCCTTTGGAATGAAGAGGATGGCTATACGCGTAGAACCAATAATCTCGGTGGTTTTGAAGGTGGAATGACAAATGGTCAACCAATTGTAGTCCGTGGGGTTATGAAGCCAATTCCAACTCTTTATAAACCACTAATGTCAGTAGATATTGAGACCCATGAGCCATACAAGGCAACGGTTGAGCGTTCAGATCCAACGGCCTTGCCTGCAGCAGGTGTCGTTATGGAATCAGTAGTCGCTACTGTCGTAGCTAATGAAATCTTGGATAAATTCTCTTCTGATAATTTGGAAGAGTTGAAAGAAGCGGTAGCACATCACCGTGACTATGTGAAAAACTTTTAAGCAGCATCAGTGAAAAGACGGGAGTAGGAATGAGTAAAAAAACTATTTATATTGTAGGATTGGGTCTGATTGGTGGCTCCCTGGCCTTAGGGATTAAAAGGGATCACCCTGATTATGATATTCTTGGATATAATCGCTCTGACTATTCTCGAAATATTGCACTAGAACGTGGGATTGTTGACCGAGCAACAGGTGATTTTAAAGAGTTTGCTCCCCTTGCGGACGTCATTATCTTAGCAGTGCCAATCAAGCAAACGATGGCCTACTTGAAGGAGTTGGCTGATCTGGACCTTAAAGATAATGTCATCATAACAGATGCGGGCTCAACCAAGCGTGAAATCGTTGAGGCAGCGGAGCGTTATCTAACAGGCAAAAATGTTCAGTTTGTAGGTTCTCACCCGATGGCTGGTTCTCATAAATCAGGGGCTATTGCGGCTGACGTGACACTTTTTGAAAATGCCTATTATATTTTCACACCGACAAGTCTGACAAAAGAGACAACGATCCCTGAGCTTAAGGATATCTTGTCTGGCCTTAAGTCACGTTATGTTGAGATTGATGCAGCTGAACACGACCGGGTAACGAGTCAAATCAGTCATTTTCCACATCTTTTGGCTTCTGGTCTTATGGAGCAGGCAGCTGATTATGCTCAGGCTCACGAGATGACCAATCACTTTGCGGCTGGGGGGTTCCGAGATATGACCCGTATTGCTGAGAGTGAACCTGGGATGTGGGCTTCCATTCTCATGACTAATGGTCCTGCTGTTTTGGATCGTATTGAAGATTTCAAAAAACGTTTGGACCATGTGGCTGATTTGATTAAGGCTGAGGATGAGAGTGCTATTTGGGAGTTCTTTGACAACGGTCGTAAGAAGCGTAAAGAGATGGAAATTCA
This region of Streptococcus thermophilus genomic DNA includes:
- the aroB gene encoding 3-dehydroquinate synthase produces the protein MKLEVNLKQNPYDIIIEKGALKGVGQWVKSLWEPQKIALITDNHVGGLYAEKVKLSLEHEGFEVVVFDFLEGEASKNLKTVNKAYEFLIKNGMTRSDGIVALGGGVVGDLAGFVASTYMRGIHFVQVPTSLTAQVDSSIGGKTGVNTPFAKNIVGTFAQPDGVLIDPNVLETLGKRELIEGMGEVVKYGLIDDPELWQLLDNIDGSVHSILENSETIIYRSCNVKRKIVVEDEFEGGVRMYLNFGHTIGHAVEQTAGYGKVMHGEAVAIGMVQISRVAEKKNLMPQGITRQIAEMCVKFGLPVDYEPWRVEELYTALTHDKKARGNSIKTVIVPEIGKAAINQIPLVEMKEYLEK
- the aroC gene encoding chorismate synthase translates to MRYLTAGESHGPRLTAIIEGVPAGLPLTAEDINGDLKRRQGGYGRGGRMKIESDKVEITSGVRHGKTTGAPITLHVINKDHQKWLDIMAVEDIEDRLKTKRKITHPRPGHADLVGGMKYRFDDLRNSLERSSARETTMRVAVGAVAKRILAELDIEIANHVVVFGGKEIDVPENLTVAQIKELAQQSEISVVNQEREQEIKDYIDQIKKEGDTIGGVVETVVGGVPVGLGSYVQWDTKLDAKIAQAVVSINAFKGVEFGLGFKDGYLRGSQVMDEILWNEEDGYTRRTNNLGGFEGGMTNGQPIVVRGVMKPIPTLYKPLMSVDIETHEPYKATVERSDPTALPAAGVVMESVVATVVANEILDKFSSDNLEELKEAVAHHRDYVKNF
- a CDS encoding shikimate dehydrogenase, translated to MRIDGHTRLAAVVASPIKHSISPFIHNLAFEKTHVNGVYVAWEIPESDLAETFENIRRYNMFGINLSMPYKEKVIPFLDGLSPEAQLIGAVNTVVNCDGRLIGHNTDGFGFFASLKNFNPKDTHIMILGAGGAAKSIVTQAILDGAKKVSIYVRPQSLVKAKKNFRTLLDQTDCYLEFHDLTDADHFQKELRQTDLLVNATSVGMDGESLPISIDTRFPKELLVADIIYQPFETPFLALARKQEIEAVNGLGMLLYQAAGAFKLWTGENMPTGAIWQELENIYNS
- a CDS encoding prephenate dehydrogenase, which codes for MSKKTIYIVGLGLIGGSLALGIKRDHPDYDILGYNRSDYSRNIALERGIVDRATGDFKEFAPLADVIILAVPIKQTMAYLKELADLDLKDNVIITDAGSTKREIVEAAERYLTGKNVQFVGSHPMAGSHKSGAIAADVTLFENAYYIFTPTSLTKETTIPELKDILSGLKSRYVEIDAAEHDRVTSQISHFPHLLASGLMEQAADYAQAHEMTNHFAAGGFRDMTRIAESEPGMWASILMTNGPAVLDRIEDFKKRLDHVADLIKAEDESAIWEFFDNGRKKRKEMEIHKKGGVESAFDIFVDVPDREDVILSIMELLRGTSLVNLRINEENREDIHGILQITFKNEKDRKHAKTVIEANTDYHVVIA